The sequence below is a genomic window from Lemur catta isolate mLemCat1 chromosome 12, mLemCat1.pri, whole genome shotgun sequence.
CAAGGTTTGAACTCTGACAAATTGATCTAGTCCCTGTGCTTTAAGCACCTCTGTTCATATTCCactttactattttaatttctctcctaCTATATTATATGCTCCTTAACACCAGGGACTTTGTCTTTTATCTAACTATCCTCAGGGAATAGCACAAAAATTGGCATCTAGGAATCccataatgaataaatgaataaatctctTCCCCTAAAGACAATTACTGCTAAAAAGGCACAAGGGGTTTAAGATGGAATCCAGAGGGCAAGtaaataaactgttttctttcttctccattaaGAACAACAATTCTCAAATTATacagagtaaaacaaaaatttctgcaGAAACTGGAGAGAAAATGCAGCAGTAATCATGCATTTGGGCATTTTAAATAAGTTCAAGTCTCTAGGGCCAGGTAGATAAAACCCCGAGTACTGACAACTTTTCCAGAACTGATACTTGCTAGTAATCTATGAAGAAAAgataacaaatgagaaaaattccCCCCTTCCTGATAGATAAATGTAGATTTTTCATGGTTTTCCGATAGGGAGGATATTCTGCCAGTGCCCAGATGGCACAAAGCTTACGGGATCCACGTCACCCTGAGTAAATCCCACCCATGACGTACTGAAGGGTTTGTCCCTGGCCTTCTGCTAGTCAGCTTATTAGCAGTGGCTTGAATAGAGATTTGTTTATCAGAATCGTTGATTCCTCTAAGTTGAAATCAtagttaaaatattcaaaaacaggAATATaactcagccaggtgtggtggtgtcccagactcaggaggctgaggtgggggggatcgcttgagcccaggagttcaagtccagcctgggcaacatagcaataagaaaagaagaagaagaagaagaagagaataagaaaaaaagggaaagaagtaaGACTCAGAATAAAGTCTGGGACAAGGGCCAAAACTGgcaaaattaaattcaacaagGATGCATGAAAAATCTTCCCATCTAGATGTTTATTTATTGCACGGGCATAAGATGGAAGAGAACTGGCACACAGTTGAAAAGACTGGCAATGTTAGACAATTACCACCAGAATATGAGCCAACAGTATGATGAAattacctttttctttaaaaagcagtaCAATTTTAGGTCCCATTAAGGGAAAATAGTGTTCAGAATAGGAGCAGACTCTGCACCAGTCAGAACTCATCTGGGGAACCATGTCCAGTCCCAGAACTGTCCTTTAAGAAAGGAGATGGACGAGTCAGGGTTCAAAACCTGAGCTTATTTGGAGGAAAAGGACCACAGTGACAGAAGCCAGGATAAACACACCAATGGAGCAATGCCCCAACACATGTGAGGGTCCTGCTCACATGGAGTGAGGAAACCCAAGGTGTTTAGTTTAGAAGAAAGAAGGCCCAAAAGGagctgtcttcaaatatttaaagggatgcaatttatggaaaaaagaaaattttcctgttATTGCTTTCTATGACAAAGCCAGGACCAATGAATGGGTGGAGGCaaatttttattcaattcaaataattttgaaacagcACAATTTCTCTTAACACTTTGAATACAAAGTACAATTCTCAGTCGCTCCCTGCACTAGGGACATATGGTTTATAGTGGTACAGATGaacattatgtattttaatgtgatgtattttaatgtacatgtttaaatgttttaaaactttcagtGTTGACATAAAgtttttccttataaaaaaataatttgggaaaaataagtATATTGGAATACTCATTTGTTAGTATGAGTATTAAAATGTTCAGTAAAGAATAAATGATATGCAGATATGGCAAAAATCACGTAGGTGGTATGCAAATGACcacagtttgggaaacactgctgtAGATTGTGCTATTTCATCttcaatgtttttaaacttttgttccAGGATCTATCTCCTGCTGAGGAAATGCCTGTCGCATAGTTTTGAATGactcaagtatttattaatagagaggaagaggaagataagaaaaataagacaaagaagggaaaaaggatGAATGACTCGATACTCCAAGCACATCAGTTCAGTTTGTTTACCTTTAGAGTTCACATCATATTGACACTAAATTGGGAGGAATTCAGAGCACTAGggccaaaaaataaatagaaaggatCCTAGAGAGGTTAAAAATAAGGTCAGGAAGTTAACAAAATGAAACaactgagaaaatagaaacaaatatagCTAATGACAAATAATCTGACACACAAATATTCAATGGGCGGGAAAATCTGGACGTGCCAGAAAAGACATGCTGGTGATGCCAGAGACTTGCTAGAACCTCGTGACAAAGACAAAAGTAACAAAGATGGCCCCGTTAACTCTCAAGCCCCTTCCTTAGCCTCTGTCTGCTATCGCAGTCACGCCACAACCACTGCCACCAGCCCAATGAAACAGCATTCAAATTTAGGGCTCCATACTATTTCAAATCAGTCATGAAGACCAAAATGTTCAGCCTCTTATTTTTGAACCTCCAATGTCCTTACATCCTAGTGTGCAATACAAACCAAACGAAGACTGTCAAGATCATTTTCAGGTAGGCATTATCCTTTGTTCTCCATTGCCAACGCCTGGCACTGGGGTCCCCAGAGCAACTTTAGCACCCACCCCTTTCCTTCTGTGGCTTTGGCCAAGGCTGCCTTCACTATCTCTGTTATCTGTCATCTTGACTTGTTGCCTGCAGACTTCCTATGACCCCTTCCAGATAACTTCAAAACACAGGAACAAGCTTTTTTGGTGTTTATTCTCCACTCCCTCTCCTCTTCAGACCCTTACGGtgatttcatttaaaactaaatgtCTCCTGATAAATAAAACTCCTTTACCAGAGTACTACAGCGATGTTGACaaccatgttttcttctaagtaaatatatttatctattacAGAGAAATGGTTTAATACAGTTGAAATAATTTTGGTTATGAATTTGAAAGTCCTAAACTCTATTCTTGGTTGTTCCATTCATTAGTTCAGTGATCTTGGCTGAGTTAACTTCTTCCTATTTCAAAGAATTATTGGGAAGGAAATAATATATACACTAAAGGAGATTGTGTACGATATAAAGTTCTTAAAAGCATAAGTCATTTATTTAGCACTCAGTGATTTGTTGCCTTGTCATTCTtccttgttttgtgtgtgttctcaTATCTCCAAAATCAATGTTATATTTGCGTGAGGCTGGGTCCTTCATTTGCACTTGACTTGTATCTGCTACTGTCCTGAGTTGGTGGATTCACTGAGTCAATTGCCTTATCCCATTCTTGACCCGAGGTCCCCCTCCCCAACCTTGACCTTCAACTCATCAATCTCTTCCCCTCCTTTGGGAAGCCTGCCTTCTTCTACTGAAAGATGCAGGTGGTTTTTCTAGCATACCACCCCCTATGCAGAGAAATCTGCAATTTTGATACATAGTCTGAGAATAGTCTTAATAGAGACAGAACATGGGAGTAATTTTGACAGGTTCCCAGAAGGCTGAGAAATGATGACATCAAAACATACACGAAGAAAGACTCTGAACAAAGAAACTGTGTGTTCATCCCACACTGTGCAGGGCAGGAGTTCCCCACACTGTTGTCTTGAAAGTTTGGTTAATGGGCCTGTATGGAAATTTATATCTAATGCTTTCACTGTTTGAAGCTCTTATGCCTTAGGAACATTAAATTAACAAACTGGCTCTGATTTCATCCTTGACAAGATACACTTAAGCTTTCAAAGTCATGTTCATATAGTAACAGATTTTCTGGTCAAACCAATCTGAACATCAGGCCTGCATAATAGTTTTATGTCTGCTTGTAAAAACTGGCATGCTTGCTTATACAACAATCATGTGCAAGTTTGTACAGCATAATTTTGGCCTTTTCAAATCCATTCAGCTCTGGATCACATGATGGgaatttctgcatttttaaaacaatgaactaGAAACTATCacaataattttatcaaaatagtATCACCCTACGAGGTTCTGCCTGAGGGGTGATCAGTCAACATCCCTCCCAGAGATAACCACCTCCGTCTTCCCACCTCAAAGCGCAGTTACAACGAGATGGGTTTACATGGTTCAAATTATAGCAGGTGTTCTATGGatcaacttttaaaatgcaagttcCTGAGCCATTTGCTTGGACAGCCTGAGAAGTTAGTTAAAATATCTCATGCATTCAAAGAGACATGAAACACACTCACTACGGAAGACaaggggaaacaaacaaaaaaagagatcgATGTCTAAAGGTTCTCAAACTTCAACATGCACATGAGTTATGAGGGGATCTTgtaaaaatgcaggttctgattcaggAAGTCTGGGTGGGGCCCGAGATGTTGTGTTTCTAACAAGTGCCCAGGTGATATCGATGAGCGATGCTGCAGGTCCAGGGGTCCCCCTTGGAGAGCACAGCCTATGTTTAAGTAACATAGTGTGCAATACTAGTGTGCAATATTAACACAGggatttgactttttaaacaacTCAACCAGAGAACATCAAAGTAAAATTATCACAGTTAAGAAGTAACACGTCTTGTGTACACTTTTGTTCTTTACTAGACATTATGttgaaaaaaggaatattttctgtataatcattttttctattatatctatttttagtggGCCGCAAGAGTGGGAGTAAAGTAGTTTCTCTCACAGGTTTTACATGCCTAAGCTGTGAGCTTTGCTTGACTAACCCCAAACACACCCCCCCACGGAGCAGGCACCAGAAGAGCAGcacagcctcccctcccccaccagcacaACTTCTAAAGCTCCACAATCTGTAGCGATGAGAAGGGCAATCTATGAGCTTCTCAGCTCATTGCCTGCACTCTGGAAACACACCATGACACCAAAGGTCAGGCCCAAGTTGAACAAAGCACCTTAATTCAGAACTTTCTTGTGTCTTAGGGCAGATTCTAAGGTGACTAAAGCAACCATGGATTTGAGGATATGCAGCCCTCAATTGCCTTCCCATACCGACCCCTAAAATTCATGACCTTTAGCAACAGCAGAGTTAGGCCTCCTGTAGCAGACAACAGccagcagaaaaaataaagacaaaaaatgaagCAATTAGATGATGTACCCAACTAAAAATAGGTTTGGAgctttttgttttggatttttgttaaaattacCATATTTAACTATTACATTCCTGCTTTATTATAGAGTTCAATGTTTTTCTGTCTACACATTGTAGCCCATTGGTGAATCATGAAATCATTTTCATGGGTCAGAACCAggctgttttaaaaatgcaatgagaTGCATCATAGTTCAAAGGAGAAGTACTGTTTCATGAAACTTCTCagttgtatgtgtatgtatatatgtgtgtgtactcaGTTATGTTTGTTGTAAAGTGCATTTCTTACCTGAAGTCATgatcaaaaatttgaaaaacccTATAGTTTTTCTTTACGATAGAGCAGGGATTTTCAACACCTTCATTGTTTTCAATCTATCTTTACTCTATTCACCTGGCATTTGACTGCCTTAGCTAGATGAAGTCAGAGTAAATAGACTTTTCAGATATTTCACTGCTCTTTCCACTATAAATTCCTTGAACTCATATAGCATGTTTAATCCACACATATAATACTAAATTCCTTCAGGTCATCATATTAATAGGTCACATTTAGTCAACATTCTAAACGTCCTGGGTACTATACTCAACCCACTTCATCCAACCAAGGTGCTCAATCAGTATACGGGATCCTTACCATGGTAGAGAGCACTTCATGGCTTTCAAGTCACAAGAGCACCATCTTCTGGTGAAATAGTTTCTTTGTAGGGCATGCTAAGGAGCTACCAAAAATGTCCTGATTTTTCTAGTAAAAATTGCAATTACATCACTAATACATTGAAATTCTTTAAAGCTCCTTGTTTCACTCAGGACTTTCACTCCATTCTCCTCCTAAGAAgggtctttctgttttttagcAGTGAAAGGAGCTAATCTGTCCTTCCCGGTTTTCCGTTAAACTACGCTGGTTTCAAGTTTCAGCTCCTCCTTGAATTCCAGCCTGCTGAGACTTCTCTCTAGAATCATCCAAAATGGAGCCTCTTACAGCTTACCCATTAAAATGTGCCGGGCCCAAAGCAAAGGTATTTGCAGTTTTGCTGTCAATGGTTCTATGCACAGTAATGCTGTTTCTTCTACAACTAAAATTCCTAAAACCTAAAATCAACAGTTTTTATGCCTTTGAAGTAAAGGATGCAAAAGGAAGGACCGTGTCTCTGGAAAAGTTTAAAGGCAAAGTAAGTTGTAtcttttgatttgtattttcattgtttttccatATCTCAGCTTATTCTTTTAATGGAATCAATTTTTTACTGTTACATGGTCATAAGTTAGAATTCAGTCTTCAGAATAATGGTATTAGTACATCACTTTAGTTATTATAAACTTTGATTatcttgtttcctttaaaatgttttaatgtctgTGCTGAATTAATACTTTAAGTTGCTTAGAAAATGCTTATAGTTGATAATGTGAATATGGTGGCATTTATTAGCAAATGTATTAATTCTATCCTCTAACATTCAATTATCCtgttatcttttatttcaaaacaaacttTCGGGACATGAGTACCTAATGCTTTTTTAATGACAGTACTATTTCAGGGTCTGCTTGAAATACATTCAGGTTatggtttttaataaaattgaatatatctgaaaatataaaataaccatcTATCAGAAGTTATAGTCCCCCAAAATGCTTTAAGACTTTAATTActtgcaggattttttttttaatcttttgcttCACTTTCcggttggatttttttctttttccggGAGGTTTCACTAGTTGTAAACGTGGCTAGTGACTGCCAACTCACAGACAGAAATTACTTAGCACTGAAGGAACTGCACAAAGAGTTTGGACCATCGCACTTCAGCGTGTTGGCTTT
It includes:
- the GPX8 gene encoding probable glutathione peroxidase 8 isoform X1 → MEPLTAYPLKCAGPKAKVFAVLLSMVLCTVMLFLLQLKFLKPKINSFYAFEVKDAKGRTVSLEKFKGKVSLVVNVASDCQLTDRNYLALKELHKEFGPSHFSVLAFPCNQFGESEPRPSKEVESFARKNYGVTFPIFHKIKILGSDAEPAFKFLVDSSKKEPRWNFWKYLVNPEGQVVKFWRPEEPIEVIRPDIAALVRQMIIKKKEDL
- the GPX8 gene encoding probable glutathione peroxidase 8 isoform X2, with amino-acid sequence MEPLTAYPLKCAGPKAKVFAVLLSMVLCTVMLFLLQLKFLKPKINSFYAFEVKDAKGRTVSLEKFKGKILQRRNQGGIFGSIWSTLRVKL